The Macrobrachium rosenbergii isolate ZJJX-2024 chromosome 22, ASM4041242v1, whole genome shotgun sequence DNA segment CTTCTGACATGCTTAAAGTTTCTAAAACTATATCATTTTGAAGGCAGAGACATAAGATTTCATATGTATCACATATTGGTAATCAGGACTCAACATTTTTGTGGTACGCCCAAAGATCAAGGACAAGATTAGACTTGGaggttaaaggtcaaataagaacTTAACCTTGTCCATACAAGGTAAGAACTGTACATTTGGCACGTACGTTCCGTGAATAGCCTATAACCGATGTGCTGAGTGATATCAAGGTCAAGGTTATATTTGGTGGTCAGGGATCAAACAGTAATTCAACCTGAACTATTTGAAATAGAAAGTTCATATTTGACATACTAAAAAAATGAAGCCAATGTGCAGTGAGGTCTAGGCCGTGTTTACAGGTCAAAGGTTGAATAGGAATTTGCCGCTACCGATGGCGTGTTTTGTCAGAAACGCGTCTTATTTACTCATGTAAGGAGTTATGCCTAAGGGATCTTTGGGAGAACCACAAAAATGTTCAGCCCCGATCACCAATATGtgatacatatgaaattttatgtCTCTGCCTCCAATGATACCAAAATGATAGAGCTTCAGAAGCTTTAACCATGTTGGAAGGGGTATTAAAACATTTTCTCATGACGTGCACCAACTCTCCTAAAGCacccattttcattttgaaggaCCTACTGGTATAAGGATatgtttttcatatgtttattcaGTGGTTCTAAATTTTATGTCTGTCAAACAAAGTCAAAGTCTTTTCAAGCACTATGATTTTATGGTCTTTGGAGGTGAAGActtaagagagatatatatatatactgtatatatatatatattatatatatatatatatatatatatatatatatatatatatatatatatatataaatgtatatatgaatatgttattTATTGGTATTGGGGTTTAGCAGCTCATTTCAAGTCCAAGGATCAAGGTAGTTATCACATTTAGAGTCCATAGGTCAAAAAGGAATTTAACCTTGGCTATAATATTTGAACCGTGCATGCTAAAGGCTTCATATTTGACACTCATACATCATTGATGAAGCAGATGTGCAGAGTAATGGCAATGTTACTGTCATGCTCAGAGATCAAAAGTCAAATTATTAGAATTTAATATTGGACAAAACTTTCTCGTATTATATGCGATAGAGACCACATTTGAGTACCCACTCCACTAATGACATCAGAGTGCAGTGTAAGGTCAAAAAAGAGACTCGCTACCAGCAGAGAAACAGAGTTCAACAAccacatcttttttttcttcttgagcaCTAGCGGTGGTTGACTtctaaaatgtgaaatttttctcTCCTTATGTTGTCTGTTTTGTTAATTAAAGATTCGTAGATACACACATGTAAACACACTCACAGACTCATTCGTAGCCAACATGACTAATTTATCATATACTTTGGCATAGACGCTTCCTGACCTGTATCACTTTTGCAGGTTTGCGTAGCGGGAAGAAGATTTTCCTGCTCAAGGACAAGGTTCCTGCGCCAGTCATCGTGACTGTCTTCCTAGGAGCtaccatcttcatcatcattttcaccaCGGCCAAACCCAGCTCTCTGGATCCCAAGGGACAACACAAACGTAggttttagttttatcttttaacCCCAGATATAAAACGTATGTTAAAAAGAAGCCTATGCCCAACAGTTTTACATAGAGATCTGTCTTTATTAGGTGCTTCCTGGACTGAGAGGTCACTAATATCCCAAACTCACCTGACAAGAAGGGAGGGAATTCTTGATAGTAAAGTTAGCGTTAAAGAAAAGATTTAGTAGCATTGTATTATagatatcatattatatatatatatatatatatatatatatatatatatatatatatatatatatactatttttacataaactatggtttttcctgtttttgtatggtaattttgatttttacatttatcaacaaagcaataataacataaagaataataaatattttgttttgtttggtttaacatacaaaccaaaccaaaattaACCCATCCTTGCATTTAACAATCGTGAGCATAAACGAAAGACAGTTGTCAACAGGCATggtaaaatattcactaaacacaaTAGAAGCAGCTGAAGAAATTAGTGCATGATCATTAATTACAGGGACTCCCagacctaaccttacctaacttAGCATAACCTACAGTTGTGCATCCTACCTGACCCTGGACCTCTCCTTTCAACCTTGACTAAAAATTGTGGCAGTTGTTTTTTCAGGGAGGCATCCAAACTTAACCTAATGCTGGGTGCCACTCCTTGCCCGGCCATAAGGGTTTTGTACCTCATGGACCCCCTTAACCTTGAGTAAAATTGAGGCAAAGGTAGTCTACATATTGGGAAAATCATAATGAAGCGGAGTAGTTATACAGAGAGTTTAAGGTGCAGCCTCTCTTGTATCTCAGGAATCTTACTAAACTTACTATAAGAAATCTCTGTGTGTGACTATACATCTAACGTTTCTTGACAAGGCATTCTATCTAAATTCAATCCACTGGGCCTCAGAAAGTCGACTTCCGGTGAACGCTAAGGATTTCCTATATTTGTAATACATATCACTTTATTCCATACTACTTGTGTTAGACTTCAATAAGAAGGGATGGTTGAACGAATCTtaaatctaaaccatcccgtcttattgaagcctgcTGCATCAGTGTATCATTGAACTACATATTTTATGAAAGTCTTGCATGATATTCCTGTACCCAAAGCGTCTAATTATAGAAGTTAAATCCACTCCCTCTTCCCGGTCTGTGTCATTGTGCACCCTGGCAATATGCGAAGGCATCTTTTTAATGCTCATGTTTTTGGCTGAGTATTTGCTGTAGAAGGTTGTATCCACTCCGGAGGAGAGACTGTCAATGAATCAATGAATATTGCCTCTGTACTAATTTACTAACAGACGGAAtgcctcctttcattttcacagCTATCGAGGATCAAGGAGCAACAACCACATGTCACCAACATATTGACAACCACACCAGTCGCAACACACAGACAAGTGTTGATGAGCAGAGTATGTATATCACTAAAAATCCTTGTTACAAGAAATCCTACAGCACTCTTTGAACGTGTTAGCTTCCCTCCTGACCAGATTTTtagtggaaagagaaaaaattttaacgCTGTCTTGCCGAGGAGCTACTAACAGAATGTTTGCACCAaatatttgctaataataatTACGTGAAAGGGCACTTCGCTTTTAATATGGTTTCGCTCAACACTTTGCAAACAATTGTAATGCTCCTGGATGACTGGAGTTAAGAACGCGAGCCTTGAGTACCTTCAAGTAGTTATTCTAGaatatttattgatgaaaagCGACGCTGGAACAGCTATGCCGGATATCATTGCTAACTAGTTTTATAAAACACTTTCCTAAAGCTTCTTTCTTCCCATATCACAAGCTGCTTGCAAAATCGCTGGTAGGCCAAATCATACCGCTAATTATGACCAAGACGTAATATCACAAACAGAAATACACTCGCCAGtaatttcattcttgttttttggCTAGAAACTGAAGCACAGGAAACTCGGAAAATTGTAAATGCCATTAAATTTATAACTCTGAGAAATAACAGATCAGCATTACCATGAATCAGTATCCCCTCATTTTTCcgactaatttttaaaattctccaCGTCTAAAATACGAATTgtcaaaaaattaagtaaaagaaaaaaaaaaaaacttgtacattTCACTATAATAGTATCTAACTTTTGTCTAACCACCCCCACCCTCTTCACTGCAGAGGTTTCGGGCTTCATTGTGACCTATTGCTACTCACAATAGAACTTTCACGCATCTCTGTTTGCACCAGTCTCAGACCAAGCATCACGTAATGCTTCAATAACCATAGTGTCGTCTCTCACTACCCAAATAGGATTTAATGTTTATTCAATCTTCCTGCATGATTCCCGATAGTGTGAGGCTATGTAATCTCCTAGATCTAGCTGCTTTGTGTTGGCTTGTGTTCTGGTTATATTAAGACACTAATCAACTGGTGTCTGCTGATTTATCGCACCATTTATCCGTTATCATATATCTGGTAACTGCATTCACCTTCCCAAACAGAAATGGAGCAATTTTAAGAAGTTGATGAACTTTCCTGCAAAGTTCACCTATATTAGAGAAAAATGAATGTTGGTCTTTAGACTGAGCTATGATCttgaaaaatacatcaaaaagaaaatattttgggaaaaaaaaacaaattcagccTCCAAAGTGACTGTTTAAGTTTCATCAGATCAGAAAAACTAGCTGTAGGGATTCAGAGTGACCTTGGGCCTTGAAAAACAAGTCAAGGTAAAAAATAAGGAGAACTACTTTTGATAGTGCTGAATTCTGAAGAATAGAAGCTTCCTGCTATAATAATTTCCGAGAAATAATTGAAGACTTTTAAATTTCACGTTCATATTGACTTTTCACCTTGTAAAATAggccaagataaaaaaatatttcgggAATCTAACCACTAACCCGTAAAGTATGTACCACCAAgattcaagaaaattaaagaaaaagggaagaagattaGGAAGAATAAAACTGATCACGCAACAAGCAATTATAGCCGGCGTCCCATCACGACGCAGCCGAATGATTATTAAAGGGTGATAGATTCTGGAATTCTTAACAACCCATTATATTACTTTCGCGTGCTCATGTACGTCAGTAGGCAAATTTGTATtaagaatattgattttttttatttgtgaagttATACTTATTTGCACTTACAACGCACACATacgcgtgtgtgcgcgtgtatgtacgCCCGCGCTGGTGTGTTTTATTGTGTATGTGCACGTGTGTGGGAAGTTCGGGAAGAGGATTATATGGATTTTATGATTAGTAATTAGTAAAGAGACGGGAAGCGACTGCAAGATCCAAAATATAATCCCAGGTTTACAATCATGGCACATCGCCAATCTTCTTGCATGCTGTTGCCAAATTTCGCGTTTTTAGCCAATTCGTCCCTTCGTCGTGAGCTACACCCCTCGGTCTCTAAATCACCCATGGTCTCGAGTCCAAATATTTCCGGTCGTGCGTCTATCATGAAAGCTTTTAAAGAATCGAACGAGAAGCCTATAGCGTCTGAGGAGTACCCGCGCTGGAAGGAGGAGTGCCATCTCAAAGTCCATTTCTTTCCAGTTGACGACGGCATCGCGGAGCGAGGAGAGACCCTCCCCCACGTAGATTCATGTTCCTTCACGACTGGCTTCCGGAGGAGGCTCGCAGCCACGGTGGCAGAGGTGGAAAGAGAAATTCATCGACTTGCAGGTATTCCAGGTCTCATAACACTTCCTGGTTGGATTTTAGATGTGAAATAGATATTGAAGAATACGCAACGTTTGTAAAATTTTCTGTACACACgcgtatatatgaaattttgtcgCTACATTGtgctatttttttatcttcacaatccttaagctacaaatgtcgtttaataacaGATTCACTTATTGAAAAGTCGTCTTTTCCCAAcgattcggtggttcgagtccatggTGACAGATGGCTCATCACTTATAGAGtccccttcggtgtttattccaaggttgagtgaatttgatattaaacaacatttgtggcTTAAAGTTTGTGAACATAAAAGATGTCAAGGTGTAagtgacaaaattcataaaaatctacgtgtttcaaacgcaccagtcagctatcatggtggaggtgggctgGTATCGACTCAAAAGTACAAAAACAGAATTAGACAAGGCATATGTACGACAAAGTCGTTATCAAGTTATTCCtaaccattcggtggttcgagtccacctgtGGGTGGATCgctcatcacttataaattttccTTCGATGTTTATTCCTAGGTTGAGGGATTTGATAttcaacgacatttgtagcttaaggtttgctgacgcttatatatatatattatatgtatatatatatatatatatatatatatatatatatatatatatatatatatatatatatatatatatatatatatatatatatatatatgtgtgtgtgtgtgtgtgtgtgtgtgtgtgtgtgtgtgtcataagcTGCAAACAACTGCAGTGAAGAAGATAAATCCTTATATCAGTAAAACAACTGAAGAACACCTATACTTCGGATAGTGCTTCTACCTTTCATCAAGCTAATAGTTTTGGTAGTACAGAGAACTACTTGTACAAGATTTCTGAAGCAATCTCAGTGAGGTCATTCTTATTATGTTTGATTATTAATATGAATCTGGAAGGCGGAATAGACCAGATCAGATGAAACTTTGTGAGTTTCAGTGCATCAGTATTATTTCCTTCCTATCTGCATATTTTCTTGGAATAATGCTTAAACACTTATGATTTCTGCCAATCAAATTTGCCGGcattttatctttgaaataaaCAATGCTATCACAAGGGTAAGCTTATCTAAGACGCTGGTTGTGTTTTTCTTATCTTCACAAAATATTCCTAGAGCTTTCAGCCTTTGTTGAAAGGTAGACAGCCTTTTGTAGACCCTTAAATGGACTTCTGCTCACATGCTAAACATCATATTTTATGGCCTGCAGTAATTTCAAATTTGTCCTTTGCGGGGAACGAATAgctaaaaaattctttttgattcACTAATACTTGCATGTGAAGTATCTGAAGTACTGGTATCTGGATTTCAAACAtgtagaaattaagaaaattactgAGAAGAGAAGTATGGTAACCTCAGTACGATCATTTATGCTAAATCTAAAACATGCTTAGCAGATGCTCACTTGCACAGtcccacacacacgcatatatacactcatattatgtgtatgtatgtgtgtacgtgcttTGATGGGTGCTAGTATGTTGTGATTTAGACCTATGAGTTTGGTTAGCTTGGTTAGAATATTCGGAATTAACTTTAACATAGTTTACTTTTCTTACACAGTCTTCTACATTATAACTTCCATTTAACCTCTCTTTAAAATCAGGTAAAAGAGGAGTTATAGATGCCAACTGGTCTTTGAAGCTTGCAGCAGTAGCAGAAGAACTGGACCCAAGGATTGCTTTAAGAACCAAATCCTCTTGGGATTACTCAGCCAggcttcctggcatgaaacctgTGCCGCAGCCTGAAAATGGTACAAGGCATGTCTGCCCAGAAGTGTATCTTGGTCCAAAGCATAGCTCTCATTATGGCCAAACTGGAATGAAAACTCAAAAATGTTCGTACGTCCCAGACTTCAAAAATGTCCTTACGGTAGTGCTTCCAGCAATTTCTTGGACACCTAACATCACTAATTTTGTAATTGAACAGATACGAAAGTTTTATGATGTCCCCATCATTGCAGCTGTAGATTCAGCagatgaaattgaaattgaaagaaaCGTGTCTAAATTATCTGTTGAAAAAGTTCCACAGGGCTATGAGAAGGAAGGAAGATTCATGAATGAACTCACAAAGAAAATCACAACTCCATTCATCTTGATAGCGACATCTTTAGCGCACTTCAATAACCAGTCATCTCTTGAAAGATTGGTAAGGGTTCTAGATGAGTTACAAAATGTCAAAGTTGTTGGAGGAGCTGCCAGAGACCTTGATGGACATTGGATTCATGGATGTCTTCAGCAACGTATGGCCAACTATGAAGCCCACTATAGCATGGGgtattattactcaaaatatgaatgcatgtattgTGATGATCTTTTAACTCCATTCCTTACTACCACAGCATTTTTACGCAAAATTCAATTCACCGAGGACCTAAGTGGCAATGCTTTATATCGTGATTGGTTTGCAAAAGTTCTTGTCAATGGCCATTTAACAATGGTGTGCCCTGATGTCATGTTTTATGTCAGTAATCACCCAAATATAACCAAGCAGCAGTGGCTGAAGGTTGCAAAGCACTGGTCTCTTGAAAAAATTGTGTCATATGATGGCAAAGAATACCGTTTTGACTGCAGCTCAGTTGGTataacttgtaaaaaccctttgACAATAATACAGTCCTTCCTTCTGCCCCCCTGCTGTAGAGCTGTGATGGAAAAATATCTTGGATACTTGATAGACTATGCTAAAGAGCACAATTTAGCTCATGAACTTCAAGTTGGATCTGCTCTTGGAGCCATGAAAATGGACGGC contains these protein-coding regions:
- the LOC136850651 gene encoding uncharacterized protein isoform X2, which codes for MHQENVHRLATSQNSSQSKTQMSTSRKRLLAGLRSGKKIFLLKDKVPAPVIVTVFLGATIFIIIFTTAKPSSLDPKGQHKPIEDQGATTTCHQHIDNHTSRNTQTSVDEQIDDGIAERGETLPHVDSCSFTTGFRRRLAATVAEVEREIHRLAGKRGVIDANWSLKLAAVAEELDPRIALRTKSSWDYSARLPGMKPVPQPENGTRHVCPEVYLGPKHSSHYGQTGMKTQKCSYVPDFKNVLTVVLPAISWTPNITNFVIEQIRKFYDVPIIAAVDSADEIEIERNVSKLSVEKVPQGYEKEGRFMNELTKKITTPFILIATSLAHFNNQSSLERLVRVLDELQNVKVVGGAARDLDGHWIHGCLQQRMANYEAHYSMGYYYSKYECMYCDDLLTPFLTTTAFLRKIQFTEDLSGNALYRDWFAKVLVNGHLTMVCPDVMFYVSNHPNITKQQWLKVAKHWSLEKIVSYDGKEYRFDCSSVGITCKNPLTIIQSFLLPPCCRAVMEKYLGYLIDYAKEHNLAHELQVGSALGAMKMDGYLPWDFDMDIIFECKDYETWLKSGKFLKPKHCNPTVSSKNIYITVRCPNFFLELYCHEYNATSQQFLPEEYQHIPTTIKYSGKDVVVSANPGLHTRNRMGIDSLKHAAHWRTLKVSKIGKAKGGYDHPGIWNPCRNPKHHSCLDRYPGDGNLPFKDPFLQL
- the LOC136850651 gene encoding uncharacterized protein isoform X1 → MADNVNNSKHQEINIFEGDVINSDTSEDIVEPGSSRGRKRKARPEAWKMSIAKKLLKEGLRSGKKIFLLKDKVPAPVIVTVFLGATIFIIIFTTAKPSSLDPKGQHKPIEDQGATTTCHQHIDNHTSRNTQTSVDEQIDDGIAERGETLPHVDSCSFTTGFRRRLAATVAEVEREIHRLAGKRGVIDANWSLKLAAVAEELDPRIALRTKSSWDYSARLPGMKPVPQPENGTRHVCPEVYLGPKHSSHYGQTGMKTQKCSYVPDFKNVLTVVLPAISWTPNITNFVIEQIRKFYDVPIIAAVDSADEIEIERNVSKLSVEKVPQGYEKEGRFMNELTKKITTPFILIATSLAHFNNQSSLERLVRVLDELQNVKVVGGAARDLDGHWIHGCLQQRMANYEAHYSMGYYYSKYECMYCDDLLTPFLTTTAFLRKIQFTEDLSGNALYRDWFAKVLVNGHLTMVCPDVMFYVSNHPNITKQQWLKVAKHWSLEKIVSYDGKEYRFDCSSVGITCKNPLTIIQSFLLPPCCRAVMEKYLGYLIDYAKEHNLAHELQVGSALGAMKMDGYLPWDFDMDIIFECKDYETWLKSGKFLKPKHCNPTVSSKNIYITVRCPNFFLELYCHEYNATSQQFLPEEYQHIPTTIKYSGKDVVVSANPGLHTRNRMGIDSLKHAAHWRTLKVSKIGKAKGGYDHPGIWNPCRNPKHHSCLDRYPGDGNLPFKDPFLQL
- the LOC136850651 gene encoding uncharacterized protein isoform X3; the encoded protein is MADNVNNSKHQEINIFEGDVINSDTSEDIVEPGSSRGRKRKARPEAWKMSIAKKLLKEGLRSGKKIFLLKDKVPAPVIVTVFLGATIFIIIFTTAKPSSLDPKGQHKLDDGIAERGETLPHVDSCSFTTGFRRRLAATVAEVEREIHRLAGKRGVIDANWSLKLAAVAEELDPRIALRTKSSWDYSARLPGMKPVPQPENGTRHVCPEVYLGPKHSSHYGQTGMKTQKCSYVPDFKNVLTVVLPAISWTPNITNFVIEQIRKFYDVPIIAAVDSADEIEIERNVSKLSVEKVPQGYEKEGRFMNELTKKITTPFILIATSLAHFNNQSSLERLVRVLDELQNVKVVGGAARDLDGHWIHGCLQQRMANYEAHYSMGYYYSKYECMYCDDLLTPFLTTTAFLRKIQFTEDLSGNALYRDWFAKVLVNGHLTMVCPDVMFYVSNHPNITKQQWLKVAKHWSLEKIVSYDGKEYRFDCSSVGITCKNPLTIIQSFLLPPCCRAVMEKYLGYLIDYAKEHNLAHELQVGSALGAMKMDGYLPWDFDMDIIFECKDYETWLKSGKFLKPKHCNPTVSSKNIYITVRCPNFFLELYCHEYNATSQQFLPEEYQHIPTTIKYSGKDVVVSANPGLHTRNRMGIDSLKHAAHWRTLKVSKIGKAKGGYDHPGIWNPCRNPKHHSCLDRYPGDGNLPFKDPFLQL